Proteins encoded in a region of the Zea mays cultivar B73 chromosome 2, Zm-B73-REFERENCE-NAM-5.0, whole genome shotgun sequence genome:
- the LOC100285244 gene encoding protein kinase-like, with product MMSRFAHLGKSRKLAETLLVASKPNTAGGQNIASSFAFGLGYSSRAFLHGKVHNGPNTSYMLGRANDSLHWSTGVRKFSILSSCSQNAFQSQLAWKRLVALGSRAPKASPIFSKVACAIGLAVSRSNIAPYLVAFIAGEVMLAQKTSADGEYYPIRERAQDGRIYVTSLIYSAVELVIIIFRSIYLALLFTPSILMAPFAETLGSKYRKTWLRLVHRTLELAGPAFIKWGQWAATRPDLFPSDLCTELSKLHTKAPAHSFTYTKKTVEKAFGRKLSDIFENFEEDPVASGSVAQVHRAVLRFRYPNRQTKRVTVAVKVRHPGVGDSIRRDFNIINAVAKISRYIPTLNWLRLDESVQQFAVFMMSQVDLAREAAHLSRFIYNFRRWKDVSFPRPLYPLVHPAVLVETYEHGESVSHYVDDLEGHDRIKSALAHIGTHALLKMLLVDNFVHADMHPGNILVRVAQPKNSNNTLKKSRPHVVFLDVGMTAELSSNDRVNLLEFFKAVARRDGRTAAESTLKLSKQQNCPNPKAFIEEVERSFSFWGTAEGDAIHPAECMHQLLEQVRCHKVNIDGNVCTVMVTTLVLEGWQRKLDPDYNVMKTLQTLLFKEDWAKSLQYTIQGLMAP from the exons ATGATGTCGAG GTTTGCCCACTTGGGGAAGAGCAGAAAACTTGCTGAAACCCTTTTGGTTGCCTCAAAGCCCAATACTGCTGGTGGCCAAAACATTGCTTCAAGCTTTGCATTCGGCTTGGGTTATTCCAGCAGGGCCTTTTTGCACGGGAAGGTTCATAATGGTCCAAACACCTCCTACATGCTGGGAAGAGCAAATGATAGCTTACATTGGAGCACTGGTGTGAGGAAATTCTCAATTCTTTCATCTTGTAGCCAGAATGCATTTCAGAGTCAGCTTGCTTGGAAGCGACTTGTAGCACTGGGTTCTCGTGCACCAAAAGCATCTCCAATTTTTAGTAAGGTTGCTTGTGCCATTGGCTTGGCTGTGAGTAGGTCTAATATAGCCCCTTACCTTGTCGCTTTTATTGCGGGAGAGGTAATGCTAGCTCAGAAGACATCTGCAGATGGAGAATACTACCCAATACGTGAGAGAGCTCAGGATGGCCGTATTTACGTTACCTCTCTAATATATTCGGCAGTAGAATTGGTTATTATAATCTTCAGATCAATATATTTGGCATTGCTGTTCACTCCAAGTATACTGATGGCCCCATTTGCAGAGACTCTTGGCAGTAAGTATAGGAAAACATGGCTTCGACTTGTCCATCGTACTTTGGAGCTTGCAGGTCCTGCGTTTATCAAATGGGGCCAATGGGCTGCAACACGCCCTGATCTGTTTCCAAGTGACCTTTGTACTGAATTGTCAAAGCTGCACACAAAAGCACCAGCTCACAGCTTTACCTATACTAAGAAAACTGTTGAGAAAGCTTTTGGTCGAAAGCTATCAGAcatttttgaaaattttgaagaGGACCCTGTTGCATCTGGAAGTGTTGCTCAAGTGCATCGGGCTGTTCTACGATTCCGGTATCCTAATCGGCAGACAAAGCGTGTAACTGTTGCAGTAAAAGTAAGGCATCCTGGTGTAGGGGACTCAATAAGAAGAGATTTCAATATCATCAATGCCGTAGCAAAAATATCTAGATATATCCCCACGCTGAATTGGTTGCGCCTAGATGAGAGTGTACAACAGTTTGCTGTCTTCATGATGTCTCAAGTTGACCTTGCAAGGGAAGCTGCTCATCTGAGCCGGTTTATCTACAACTTCCGAAGGTGGAAGGATGTATCTTTCCCAAGACCTCTCTATCCACTTGTTCATCCTGCTGTTTTAGTTGAGACTTACGAGCATGGGGAGAGTGTTTCACACTATGTTGATGACCTTGAAGGACATGATCGAATTAAAAGTGCTCTGGCCCATATTGGTACTCACGCGCTCTTGAAAATGCTACTG GTTGATAATTTCGTCCATGCAGATATGCACCCAGGAAATATTTTAGTTCGTGTTGCACAACCAAAGAACTCAAATAACACCCTTAAAAAGTCAAGGCCACATGTAGTCTTCCTGGATGTAGGAATGACTGCTGAACTTTCAAGTAATGACCGTGTGAATTTACTTGAGTTCTTCAAGGCTGTTGCTCGCCGAGATGGTCGTACAGCTGCAGAAAGTACTCTAAAGTTGTCAAAACAACAGAATTGTCCAAATCCAAAAGCTTTTATTGAG GAAGTTGAACGATCATTCTCTTTTTGGGGCACTGCTGAAGGTGATGCTATCCACCCAGCTGAGTGTATGCACCAACTGCTTGAGCAAGTTCGATGTCATAAAGTGAATATCGATGGCAATGTTTGTACTGTCATGGTGACTACATTAGTTCTTGAG GGCTGGCAACGTAAGTTGGATCCAGATTATAATGTTATGAAGACTCTGCAAACTTTACTTTTTAAGGAAGATTGGGCGAAGTCTCTTCAATACACTATCCAAGGGCTCATGGCGCCTTAG